ATACCAAGGAtcaatggaatggatgggaagaagggatatccGTTGTGGTATATTTATTTTTATGGGCATGAATGATATATGAAAACATCTGATCGAGGTGCAAGAGCAGGTGCGCAGAGATacgattgatgattttgtgAGGTGTGATGAACgtacatgatgatatgaatTCCAGTATTATGCTATTCCTTACAGCTTAAGTTATCGCTTTCAGACTCAATCCATGGGCCATGTCATCTGAGAAGTATTTAATAGTATGGTTTTTCTGGATATCGGTGCTGCATGATGCTTGAATGATGTCTTGAACGGATAGAAGATGGGATCAGTAAGCACGAGTTACAAAGGCTGATCGTGAAATCGCCGGACTCACTCCGTCGGACCTAGTGGTGATGCCGTGCATATCGGTGATAAATCTGTGTGCCATCGGCGTTAAACCACATGCCACAGCTGTTATTATGGTGATGGTATCACCGCGGAGAAATGTGCCACACTCATAGTCTCATGCTCATACTGTTGTTGCATGCATGCAGGTCACTCGCTTTGCACCAAGGCCTCGTTGCTGCATCCCATCCTACCATCCTGCATAATTGAATTTCAAGGTTTTCGTCGAATTAGAGgttttttcttctctcctacaCAGCAAGATTGTGAGTATCATATATCTATACTTATACCTTGATCGCCCAAAGAGGACCATTGCTGACTAGGTTCATCGCTTTCTCCCCATCTCCCTCgctcttcttcgatatctcGTCAACTCGATAAATCTCACTGTTGGGACTGCCTATTTGTTGTTGGGATAAAATTTGGATACAATCAATATAGAAAAATGTCAGCCGTTCAAACTTTcggcaagaagaagactgcCACCGCCGTGGCTCACGTCACCCCCGGTCGAGGTCTCGTTAGATTGAACGGATCTCCTATCTCCCTCGTTGAGCCGTGAGTATGGATTTTATTGAGGACTACCGTAGGATGGAAGGTGTAATAGCTAGGGCTGGCAGGGTAGAATGGAATGACCAAGGAAAGGTCTCGGAAAGATATCGGAACGAATGAGCTGGGAGCGAAGCAAGGGGAATATCAGAatatgaagaaagaggagggatCGCATCAGGTGTGAAGATAGAAGAAATTATATGCTAATCCAATGTAAACCACAGTGTCGTCCTCCGATACAAGGTCTACGAACCTATCCTCGTCGTTGGTCCTGAGAAGCTCGCCAACCTCGATATCAGACTTAGAGTAAAAGGTGGTGGTCACGTATCTCAACTTTACGCTCTCCGACAAGCCATCGCCAAGGGTATTGTTGCGTGAGTGAACATTCCGTCTCCGTCTAGAGCAGGATCGGATGGAGAGAACGTCACAGCGTCAATCTGTTTTGGTTGGATGTGTTTGAATGTtggatcaagaagatgattgtgCTGACTGTTGCATACCTCATACAGCTTCTACgccaagaacgaagatgCCGCTTCTGCCCTCGAACTCAAAAAGACCCTCATCGCCTACGACCGAACCCTCCTCGTTGCTGATCCCCGACGAATGGAACCCAAGAAGTTCGGTGGTCGTGGTGCCAGAGCAAGACGACAAAAGGTGGGTTCATCTGCCATTGACCGATCAGGTATGATCATTATGCTAATGATACTTTTCTGTTCTATAGTCTTACCGATAAGTCATTCGTCAATCATAcatctttcctatctctGTATATACACCTACAAGCAGTCATTCAAAAGTGGAGCAGTGGCTTTTGTGGGATATATATGGAAGGTGGAAAAGGATTTCTTTGGTCGGTTGGTTTATTTGGTGTGAGATGTATATCATGACAAAATATAGATGTTGGGTGTGTCAGACCAGTGGTAATCCCTTGTCCTCTGACTCGCTATTTGTCCGATAAGAAGATTGCTCGCATTATCCACCTCGGTCTTGACGATGGAGTTGATCATCGATACGCTGCTCATGCCTGTACCATGTTGACCATGTACGGTGTGTCCAGGGGAGCCACGTGGCATTCGCGCACTGACCCTATGAAATCAAGTCAAAAGTCATGTCATGTTCGCGAGTTGATTGCGTCTGATGTGGGTGTTCATGTTGCGTTTGGAATCCATGACGAGCACCTGAAAGCATGttcacttcttctcataTTCCAACCCCCGTCTTCTCCTCTTACTATCATCACACTCCCTCATAATCTCATCAGCCCTATACCCTATCCTGTCAATCACAGACGGTTCATCTCGATTCACGCGCTCTCAAGTGTTTCGGAAAaacaatcaacaaacaaacaagAAACAACATTACTTTCCTTGACGACCAACCCACTTCTTAGCTTCGTTCGACTCATCCGTCACACCATATATGCTTGTAGAGCATCACAGTCCTTAGTTGCCACCTGCAATCCATCCATACATCACCCAACCTGAttttcctcattctcatctcagTACCATACGTGAATTATGCCTCCTAGACGATCAATACCGCCCCCTTCGCCGGCGAGGAGTCTGAGAAGTAATAGAGGGGACGATGATTGGGATAATGAGAGCATCACAAGGTGAGTTACGACTATCTTTCATCCTAAACCTGCTGCATGTGCTACCAAATCAGGTTGACTCATATTGACGCATATTTATAGCACGTCCTTCAAAGTGCCCAATCCTCGCGGGAAGAAAGCTACCACCAGCGCATCGATAGGGTTGAAAGATACGAGTGTCAAGTGAGTCCTCATATCTCCAGCACAtcagtcaagctgatcatgtatTTCACTAGCATCGCCGCAGCATTTCATGCCGCCCAAACAGGTCATTTACCTCCTCCTGAACaatccttccaatcccaCACTTCGGCATCCGCATACAAACCTCCATCAAATCGATCCCAACGAGCAGGGTCACAGCGAGCCAAATCACCCTCCGAATCATTACAATCAGCTGCAAGAGCATTATCCCCCGTCCGATTCTTTCTCAGATCTACCGAAGATGAGAACGGCGATTTCGATAATTCCGGTGCATACAATTCGTTCTCATCTCTTGGTGGTCCGGGTAACGGTTCAGGAGAGAGCTACAGCTAtgccgaagaagatgattatgTCAAAAGGCTTCAAGCTCaaaaagccaaagcgaaACCTCGGATATCGGATGGGAactcgaagaagaaaaggggCAATAAATCCTTTGCTGAAGATTTACCTTATCGACCTGCAGAGGACGATGAGATCTATGGATCTGATTCGGGAGGTGAAGGCGAAGGTGTGGTCAGGACTGGTGCGTTAGATGGAAGAGCGGGGACAAGAGgtaaaagggaagaaagaggagaagggtATCTGGGGATGGGTCTAGGTATTCAACCTcgacagagaaagaagggagtGAAGAGCTGTGCGGAAGGAAGTGACGAAGATGATTCCCAGTACCAGCAGAATGGAGAGCTAGAGCAGGATCACCACTCTCAAAGAGCTGTATCACCGTTTATGGAAGTTCCCAATGGGCATGGATCCACTTATCGAGCGAGATCACCTACACCTGTCGAGCTTCTTCGAGCATTTAGTCCGAGATCACAACGTAAATCCCCTGCACccacctttcatcctcgtcgaaGAGTACCTGGAACAATCCGAACTATCATCACGAACATCCTGCACGGTGTGGTATTGGGATTACAGTACATCGTAGATTCAGTGGTCAATCTCCTCCATTCGATACTCATCCGTCCGGCCGAACGAATATTCGGATCCAGTCAAGGTATTTTACGACGCTTGAAACAAGATTGGTGGAAGTACCTTGGTGCCATGTTAGCTCTTAACCTCGCTCTCAGAGCTTTAGACGCGCCCTGGAGAAGCAAAGGCGTATATAGAGCTCCAGATGCTCCACCTAGCTCTATCGATGAGGTAGCCGCCAGGATTACATCCTTAGAGCAAGTCACAGCGGATATATCAGAGATGCTGAGGTCCATAAGTAACGGAGAAGCGGAGAATAAACAGTTCACGCATAACATGCTAGGAAGGGTAGATGATCTGGAGAATGCTTTGATGGTAGAGAGTAAACGAGTGGAAACCATGCGCagcgaagaagataaaggtgtGAAAGGCTTACAGAGTTCCTTCGATGCCTTGAGGGCTGAAGTCAGAGGATTGGGAGATAGGGTAGGAAAGTTTGATCATACGATTGGGTCCACACAAGATAAGGTCAACTCGTTAGGCGGAATCGATCGAGAAGTGCAAGATTTAAAGACTAGAGTCGGAGcggtggagaagaaagtcTCAGACGCattggatgatggaaggtTACGAGCTGCCTTGGAGAAGATCCTACCTGACAATTTACCTATCAAGATCAACTCCCGAGGTACAGTGGATATCGACCCAAGATTCTGGAgcgagatgaagaaggttatgATATCTCGTACGGATACCGAGGCGATGGATACCGAGGCGATGGTCAAGCGAGCTCTCTCATCGTCAAAGGGTGGGGTCGATATGGATGAAGGGAGAGTGAGAGCATGGGCTGAGGAAGTCTTCAATGGGAAATCAACGGAATATCTATCGAAAGACATGTTCCAGGATATATTACATCACGAATTACAATCGATTCGATCGGAAATgtcctccatctcttcctcttcatcgtcatccagTAAGTCTAAAGCATCGCAACCAGCAAGTGTTACCATCAAGTCATCCAAAGGGGAAGATCTCACATCATTATTCAACGAACTTATCGATGCTGCCTTACTTCGGTATTCGAAAGATACGATCGCTCGAACGGATTATGCATTGTTCACAGCTGGAGCAAGGGTAATACCTCAATTAACTTCTGATACCTTGATTCTTTCGTCCGCATCGAGATTCGGCAAGTTCGTATTGGGTTCGAAAGATGTACAAGGTCGACCCCCCGCTACTGCATTACATCCCGATACGTCGGTAGGAAGCTGTTGGCCTTTCAAGGGTTCACAAGGTAGCTTGGGGGTCATGTTGACTAGGAGAATCAAAGTTACCGATATCACTTTGGAACATGCCCCGAGGGAGTTGGCTCTGGATATGACTACTGCGCCGAAGACTGTCAAAGTGGTGAGTAAATCTATTGCAATATGATGCGAGATGCTGAtaatttgatcatcatcgtagATGGGAGTAGTggataatgaggatgataagaggaaattgcaagaatggtggaatgaGAAGAACGGGTGGGTGTCATCTTTTTCCTTTGCCCTTCGGGTTGTGTATTGACACCGAGACCATTGTTCGCCAGATCCGAATCTCCACCTGATCATCTACCACTCACGACGTTACAATATGATATCAACTCGATATCTAACATCCAGACTTTCCCCATATCCGATGAGATCCAATCGTTGGGTATCAAGATTGGTATAGTCATTTTCAAGGTGGAAGATAATCATGGAGGTGATTTCACTTGTTTATATAGAGTGAGTCCGACCACGAGCTTCGGTTTCATAATTAAGAGTTTAGCTAATGACTTGGTCTGCATGTGATACAGGTCAGAGTACATGGCGAAGAGACGATCGAtaatgatatgatggattgatgatgcATGACGAAATGAACAGACATGATTTTGTAACAAATGACGAAGATACCTTTACTATATTTACTTGTTTATACTGGATGGAATATATACCTTAACATACATGTATATGCATACTGGGGTGGGGAGCAATAGGTTGggtcatcatgatcatgcaTTCGATTTCATTACAGGTATGTTTTCAGAATACTGTACAAATCTATACGAATTGTCTGATGACATGATCATGAATTAGATCTTACATCATACACGATTTCGAAATGCCGTCAAATCGTCCTTGCACTACCTCCAATCTTGTGACTTGTATCTGTACTTGCACAATATAAAGTATTTGCCCTATATGTGTAAATGCCACCCAAGTACCTATCTCACACACACCATTATATCTATGATACCTGTGAAAATGCGCTCGTGGAGATGACTCAGTTGaacctcgtcctcttcatcatcatcaacatttgGAAGGACtggtactcgtactcgtactgtacAAGTAATCACTTATATAcgatcatcatatcatgcTTATTCAAGGATGACAAGGactcaatcaatcaatcaatcaatcaattaATTAATCAATCCGAAAATTCATTTGTGATTTTACGAACCCACTGTATATGACCAGAATGAAGCAAATAACAACGGAAATAAGTTGAAATTGGGATATTGGATTGCAATGGGAAGGGACTACTACCAGTACGGATCTAAATACAATAATTATCATTTATCGATCACTTTCATT
This window of the Kwoniella europaea PYCC6329 chromosome 3, complete sequence genome carries:
- a CDS encoding 40S ribosomal protein S16 translates to MSAVQTFGKKKTATAVAHVTPGRGLVRLNGSPISLVEPVVLRYKVYEPILVVGPEKLANLDIRLRVKGGGHVSQLYALRQAIAKGIVAFYAKNEDAASALELKKTLIAYDRTLLVADPRRMEPKKFGGRGARARRQKSYR